Proteins found in one Pseudomonas marvdashtae genomic segment:
- a CDS encoding cupredoxin domain-containing protein gives MSRRFFWLMLTGLLLPSIARAELLTYELSMRDGHFTPPLLEVPAGQRFKIVLKNVGQGPAEFESTPLRVEKVLSPGVTTFVVIHPLRPGQYPFFDEFNPQLPEGGILAR, from the coding sequence ATGAGCCGCCGATTTTTCTGGCTGATGTTGACCGGCCTGCTACTGCCATCAATCGCCCGGGCTGAATTGCTTACCTACGAGCTGAGTATGCGCGATGGGCATTTCACTCCGCCGCTGCTGGAGGTCCCGGCTGGCCAGCGCTTCAAGATCGTGCTGAAGAACGTCGGCCAAGGCCCGGCGGAATTTGAAAGCACGCCCCTGCGCGTCGAAAAGGTCCTGTCTCCCGGAGTGACCACGTTCGTGGTGATCCACCCGTTGCGCCCCGGCCAGTACCCATTCTTCGATGAATTCAATCCGCAACTGCCCGAGGGCGGCATTCTCGCCCGGTAA
- a CDS encoding dipeptidase: MNFPFKRLAIATLVLSSLSAFSMPANANITAQQSATLVKTFADTSVSDFRQFLASVAKSDLAKSANLGPAISAFQGNKTLSAEQQNEIHRLLGIYARVKYGKAATETLRELVEIPTYRKDGVAQHENPEFLKIADKIKNLAEGFNLNFRNVDNRVYEISLDGSGDEVVGIHAHADVVPVTPENWVLKDGTKLDPFKVTLIGDRMYGRGTEDDKNAIVVALYAMKIIKEEKLPLARDFKLLVDTTEETTGDAIPYYFERNPTPNYNLALDGSYPVVIAEKGYGTVMANFPRRAAQGKGAQVTALTGGMATNQIPSTSVATFVADKPAELAASLLKAGTDYAKANGSNFEVTSAVVDNAVKLTFTGVSAHSSEPESGVNPVARMLDFIHGLDGKVALKHNHITDAARYAADNWGLDYLGKNLGIGFSDAFMGPLTASLTYVGMDEKVFKLAVNLRVPVGKPTEVLKTEITDKLAAWTRKSKVAVAFDFSIDEPMYRNPEGEWVKALLAVATENLGMEHTFGTSAGATSVHDLPNGVQFGLAMPNLKYTGHNDNEFKTVEQFLLDLQIVTEMMGRIGQLPKL, from the coding sequence ATGAACTTTCCGTTCAAGCGTCTTGCTATAGCCACCCTTGTCCTGTCCAGCCTCTCGGCATTTTCGATGCCGGCCAACGCCAACATCACCGCGCAACAGAGCGCGACCCTCGTCAAGACGTTCGCCGATACATCGGTCAGCGATTTCCGGCAGTTCCTGGCCAGCGTTGCCAAGAGCGACCTGGCCAAGAGCGCCAACCTCGGCCCGGCCATCAGCGCCTTCCAGGGCAACAAAACCCTGTCGGCAGAACAGCAGAACGAAATCCATCGACTGTTGGGGATTTATGCCCGGGTGAAATACGGCAAAGCCGCGACCGAGACCTTGCGCGAGCTGGTTGAAATCCCGACGTATCGCAAGGACGGGGTGGCCCAGCATGAAAACCCTGAATTCCTGAAAATCGCCGACAAGATCAAAAACCTGGCGGAAGGCTTCAACCTGAACTTCCGTAACGTCGACAACCGTGTCTATGAGATTTCCCTCGACGGCAGCGGCGACGAAGTCGTGGGTATTCACGCTCACGCCGATGTAGTGCCAGTCACGCCGGAGAACTGGGTGCTCAAGGACGGCACCAAGCTCGATCCATTCAAGGTCACCCTGATTGGCGACCGGATGTATGGCCGCGGCACCGAGGATGACAAGAACGCCATCGTCGTGGCGCTGTATGCCATGAAGATCATCAAGGAAGAAAAACTGCCGTTGGCGAGAGACTTCAAGCTGTTGGTCGACACGACCGAGGAAACCACCGGCGACGCCATCCCCTATTATTTCGAACGCAATCCGACGCCTAACTACAACCTGGCGCTGGACGGCAGCTACCCCGTCGTGATCGCCGAGAAAGGCTACGGCACGGTCATGGCCAACTTTCCCCGGCGCGCGGCCCAAGGCAAGGGTGCGCAAGTCACTGCGCTGACCGGCGGCATGGCGACCAACCAGATTCCCTCCACCTCGGTCGCCACGTTCGTTGCCGACAAGCCTGCCGAGCTGGCCGCCAGCCTGCTCAAGGCCGGCACCGACTATGCCAAGGCCAACGGCAGCAACTTCGAAGTGACCAGCGCGGTCGTCGACAACGCGGTCAAGCTGACCTTCACCGGCGTTTCCGCCCATTCCTCCGAACCCGAATCAGGCGTCAACCCGGTCGCCCGGATGCTGGATTTCATCCACGGCCTCGACGGCAAGGTCGCGCTCAAGCACAACCACATCACCGACGCCGCCCGCTATGCCGCCGACAACTGGGGCCTGGATTACCTGGGCAAGAACCTGGGCATTGGCTTTTCCGACGCGTTCATGGGCCCGCTGACCGCGTCGCTGACTTACGTCGGCATGGATGAAAAAGTCTTCAAGCTGGCGGTCAACCTGCGGGTTCCCGTCGGCAAGCCGACCGAGGTGCTGAAGACTGAAATCACCGACAAGCTGGCCGCCTGGACCCGTAAATCCAAGGTTGCGGTTGCTTTCGATTTTTCCATCGACGAACCGATGTACCGCAACCCCGAAGGTGAATGGGTCAAGGCGCTGCTGGCCGTCGCCACCGAGAATCTCGGCATGGAACACACGTTCGGCACCTCGGCCGGCGCCACGTCGGTCCATGACTTGCCCAACGGCGTGCAGTTCGGCCTGGCCATGCCCAACCTCAAGTACACCGGCCACAACGACAACGAGTTCAAGACGGTCGAGCAGTTCCTGCTGGATTTGCAGATCGTGACCGAGATGATGGGACGGATCGGGCAGTTGCCGAAGCTCTAG
- a CDS encoding iron transporter has product MRALFPLPLALLFLAPLAQAKEYPIGEPQLCPGLEVGAVYLQPIEMAPAGMMRATADSDVHLEADIRATADNRQGFQEGSFVPYLNVSFQLKKQGDDTQLKGDFHAMVANDGPHYGDNVKLLGPGKYQLTFTVLPPGGHASLGRHTDKETGVAPWFERCELHYEFVYAGIGKKGGY; this is encoded by the coding sequence ATGCGCGCGCTTTTTCCCCTGCCTCTCGCCCTGCTCTTTCTCGCTCCGCTGGCCCAGGCCAAGGAGTATCCGATCGGCGAACCGCAACTGTGCCCTGGGCTTGAAGTCGGCGCGGTGTATCTGCAACCGATCGAAATGGCGCCCGCCGGCATGATGCGCGCGACCGCCGATTCCGACGTGCACCTGGAAGCTGACATCCGCGCCACGGCGGATAACCGGCAGGGCTTCCAGGAAGGCAGTTTCGTGCCTTATCTCAACGTATCGTTCCAGCTGAAAAAACAAGGCGACGACACCCAGCTCAAAGGCGATTTCCATGCCATGGTCGCCAATGACGGGCCGCACTACGGCGACAACGTCAAGCTGCTTGGCCCGGGCAAATACCAATTGACTTTCACTGTTCTGCCGCCGGGTGGCCACGCGTCTCTCGGTCGCCATACCGACAAGGAAACCGGCGTAGCACCGTGGTTCGAGCGCTGTGAATTGCATTACGAATTTGTCTACGCAGGGATCGGGAAAAAAGGCGGGTACTGA
- a CDS encoding 4Fe-4S binding protein, protein MPELNPWLQRLGDGLRRHGATIRAVQWAVVSFYAVLLVIPAMLPLPDSQARLLNNLTLFAQFLFWGLWWPFVLLSIVLFGRLWCGVLCPEGALSEWASQYGRGLGVPRGLRWAGWPTLAFCLTTLYGQLISVYDYAQAALLILGGSTVAAVAVGLLFARGKRVWCRYLCPVSGVFALLARLAPVHFRVDEQRWLENSGPRRPPPNCAPLLDIRRLRGAADCHACGRCSGQRDAVRLIARSSNQEILESTPTTVSPWDVRLLLFGVIGLAMGAFQWTVSPWFIALKQALAHYLVVHDVTWPLEDNAPWWLLTHYPQLNDSFSWLDGFCIVVYLGSSALLLGTSLMLIVRLAARLAGAPARYRPLAITLVPLGGAGLFLGLSATTVKLLRYEGLLLEWVQPARAILLVMAIGWSMLLGWRMLGREGAASIRRLLAMACMALASGLVGYGWWLQFWGW, encoded by the coding sequence ATGCCCGAGCTGAATCCCTGGCTCCAGCGCCTGGGCGACGGCCTGCGGCGCCATGGCGCGACCATCCGCGCCGTGCAATGGGCGGTGGTGTCGTTCTATGCGGTGCTGTTGGTGATACCGGCCATGCTGCCGTTGCCGGACAGCCAGGCACGCCTGTTGAACAACTTGACGCTGTTCGCCCAGTTTCTGTTCTGGGGGCTCTGGTGGCCCTTCGTCTTGCTCTCGATCGTGTTGTTCGGCCGGCTCTGGTGTGGCGTACTTTGCCCCGAGGGCGCCTTGAGCGAATGGGCCAGTCAGTACGGCCGTGGCCTGGGCGTGCCGCGCGGGTTGCGTTGGGCCGGCTGGCCGACCCTGGCGTTCTGCCTGACCACGCTCTATGGCCAACTGATCAGCGTCTACGATTACGCCCAGGCCGCGCTGCTGATCCTTGGTGGATCGACCGTCGCGGCCGTCGCCGTCGGGTTGCTGTTCGCCCGGGGCAAGCGGGTCTGGTGCCGCTACCTGTGCCCGGTCAGCGGCGTCTTCGCCCTGCTCGCCCGCCTCGCCCCCGTGCACTTTCGAGTCGACGAGCAACGCTGGCTGGAAAACTCCGGGCCACGTCGCCCACCGCCCAATTGCGCGCCCTTGCTCGACATCCGTCGCCTGCGCGGCGCTGCCGATTGCCACGCCTGTGGCCGTTGCAGCGGTCAGCGCGACGCGGTGCGCCTGATCGCCCGCTCCAGCAATCAGGAAATCCTTGAATCCACGCCGACGACGGTCTCGCCTTGGGACGTTCGCTTGTTGCTCTTTGGGGTGATCGGGTTGGCAATGGGCGCCTTCCAGTGGACCGTCAGCCCCTGGTTCATCGCCCTGAAACAGGCACTGGCCCACTACTTGGTGGTGCATGATGTGACCTGGCCCTTGGAGGATAACGCCCCGTGGTGGCTGCTCACTCACTATCCGCAACTCAATGACAGCTTCAGTTGGCTGGATGGGTTTTGCATCGTTGTCTATCTTGGGTCCAGCGCTTTGCTGTTAGGCACATCGCTGATGCTCATCGTGCGCCTGGCCGCAAGACTGGCAGGTGCGCCTGCACGATATCGGCCCTTAGCCATCACTCTCGTGCCCCTCGGCGGTGCAGGGTTGTTCCTGGGGTTATCGGCCACCACGGTCAAGCTGCTGCGCTATGAAGGATTGTTATTGGAATGGGTGCAGCCGGCCCGGGCGATCCTGCTGGTGATGGCCATCGGCTGGAGCATGCTGCTGGGCTGGAGAATGCTCGGCCGTGAAGGCGCGGCGTCGATTCGGCGGCTGCTTGCGATGGCCTGCATGGCCCTGGCCAGCGGTTTGGTCGGGTATGGCTGGTGGTTGCAGTTCTGGGGGTGGTAA
- a CDS encoding sugar phosphate isomerase/epimerase family protein, translated as MKIALDPYMHRHLSLPDLCRKTAELGYEYLELSPREDFLPWWVRPRAHKARIAEFKKALRDHNLQLASLLPMYRWASPHEDERRAAVNYWKEAIQVAVEMGCTTMNSEFGRGPSPDRGHKVSCCGGLHSHESSEAAWWRSMEELVPILESEGVMLNVEPHPEDWCETLHPALDMLKTLGSDNVKFLYCTPHTFYFGDDMKAMIADAGSMIAHVHIADTYNHKASSGLRYIVNPPGAKVTVHQHMDMHQGEIDWDLFFGELAKTGFDGIVTACVFGWEERADESGRFMRQEIQAYVDKYFR; from the coding sequence ATGAAAATCGCCCTTGATCCCTACATGCACCGCCACCTGAGCCTGCCGGACCTGTGCCGCAAGACCGCCGAGCTCGGCTACGAATACCTGGAGTTGTCGCCACGGGAAGATTTTTTGCCGTGGTGGGTTCGCCCGCGCGCTCACAAGGCGCGCATCGCCGAATTCAAGAAAGCCCTGCGTGACCACAACCTGCAACTGGCTTCGCTGCTGCCGATGTACCGCTGGGCCAGCCCCCACGAGGACGAACGTCGCGCGGCGGTGAATTATTGGAAGGAAGCGATCCAGGTCGCCGTGGAGATGGGCTGCACGACGATGAACTCGGAGTTCGGTCGCGGGCCGTCGCCTGATCGCGGGCACAAGGTCAGTTGCTGCGGGGGCTTGCACAGCCATGAGTCCAGCGAAGCGGCCTGGTGGCGGAGCATGGAAGAACTGGTGCCGATTCTCGAATCCGAAGGCGTCATGTTGAACGTCGAGCCTCATCCGGAAGACTGGTGCGAGACGTTGCACCCGGCCCTGGACATGCTCAAGACCCTCGGTTCGGACAACGTCAAGTTCCTCTATTGCACGCCCCACACCTTCTACTTTGGCGACGACATGAAAGCCATGATCGCCGACGCAGGGTCGATGATCGCCCATGTGCACATTGCCGACACCTACAACCACAAGGCCTCGTCCGGCCTGCGTTACATCGTCAATCCGCCGGGGGCGAAAGTGACCGTGCACCAGCACATGGACATGCACCAGGGCGAGATCGACTGGGACCTGTTCTTCGGCGAGTTGGCCAAGACCGGGTTCGACGGCATCGTCACCGCCTGCGTGTTCGGCTGGGAAGAACGGGCGGATGAGTCGGGGCGGTTCATGCGTCAGGAAATCCAGGCTTACGTCGACAAGTACTTCCGATGA
- a CDS encoding peptidase U32 family protein translates to MSLPKHHLELLSPARDVTIAREAILHGADAVYIGGPSFGARHNACNEVSDIAGLVEFAHRYHARVFTTINTILHDNELEPARQLIHQLYDAGVDALIVQDLGVMELDIPPIELHASTQTDIRTLARAKFLDQAGFSQLVLARELNLQEIRAIADETDAAIEFFIHGALCVAFSGQCNISHAQNGRSANRGDCSQACRLPYTLKDDQGRVVAYEKHLLSMKDNNQSANIRALVEAGVRSFKIEGRYKDMGYVKNITAYYRQRLDDVLEDRPDLARASSGRTAHFFVPDPDKTFHRGSTDYFVSERKIDIGAFDSPTFTGVPVGVVEKVGKRDLQVVTFDPLSNGDGLNVLVKREVVGFRANIAEPKGEFLDEDGKQRYRYRVEPNEMPAGMYQLRPNHPLNRNLDHNWQQALLKTSAERRVGLAWVARLREERLELTATSEEGISASVALDGPFGLANKPEQALEQLQDLLGQLGTTEYHATSIKLDAPQAYFIPNSQLKALRREVIEALTAARVEAHPRGGRKAETTPPPVYPESHLSFLANVYNQKARDFYHRHGVKLIDAAFEAHEETGEVPVMITKHCLRFSFNLCPKQAKGVTGVRTKVAPMQLIHGDEVLTLKFDCKPCEMHVVGKIKGHILDLPLPGSTAQPVVGYISAEDLLKTIPRGTH, encoded by the coding sequence ATGTCCTTGCCTAAACATCATCTGGAATTGCTCAGCCCCGCCCGCGACGTGACCATCGCCCGCGAGGCCATCCTGCATGGCGCCGATGCCGTGTACATCGGTGGCCCGAGTTTCGGCGCGCGTCACAACGCCTGCAACGAGGTGAGCGATATCGCCGGGCTGGTGGAATTCGCCCATCGTTACCACGCCCGGGTGTTCACCACGATCAACACGATCCTGCACGACAACGAGCTGGAGCCGGCCCGCCAGCTGATCCACCAGCTGTACGACGCTGGCGTCGATGCGTTGATCGTCCAGGACCTCGGGGTAATGGAACTGGACATCCCACCCATCGAACTGCACGCCAGCACCCAGACCGACATTCGCACCCTGGCCCGGGCGAAATTCCTCGACCAGGCCGGCTTCTCCCAGTTGGTCCTGGCTCGCGAGCTGAACCTGCAGGAAATCCGCGCCATCGCCGACGAGACCGACGCGGCCATCGAGTTCTTCATCCACGGTGCGTTGTGCGTGGCGTTCTCCGGCCAGTGCAACATCTCCCACGCGCAAAACGGGCGCAGCGCCAACCGTGGCGATTGCTCCCAGGCTTGTCGCCTGCCGTACACCCTCAAGGATGACCAGGGCCGGGTCGTTGCCTACGAAAAACACCTGCTGTCGATGAAGGACAACAACCAGAGCGCCAACATCCGCGCCCTGGTCGAGGCCGGCGTACGTTCCTTCAAGATCGAAGGACGCTACAAGGACATGGGCTATGTGAAGAACATCACTGCCTACTATCGCCAGCGCCTGGACGACGTGCTCGAAGACCGCCCGGACCTGGCCCGCGCCTCGAGCGGCCGCACCGCGCACTTCTTCGTGCCGGACCCGGACAAGACCTTCCACCGTGGCAGCACCGATTACTTCGTCAGTGAACGCAAGATCGACATCGGCGCCTTCGATTCGCCGACCTTCACCGGCGTACCGGTGGGCGTGGTGGAGAAAGTCGGCAAGCGCGACTTGCAGGTGGTGACCTTTGATCCGCTGTCCAACGGCGATGGTCTCAACGTGCTGGTCAAGCGCGAAGTCGTCGGGTTCCGCGCCAACATCGCCGAGCCCAAGGGCGAATTTCTCGATGAGGACGGCAAGCAGCGCTACCGCTACCGCGTCGAGCCCAACGAGATGCCGGCCGGCATGTATCAGTTGCGCCCCAACCATCCGCTCAATCGCAACCTGGATCACAACTGGCAGCAGGCGCTGCTCAAGACTTCCGCCGAGCGCCGTGTAGGCCTGGCCTGGGTCGCTCGGCTGCGCGAGGAGCGTCTGGAGCTGACCGCCACCAGCGAAGAAGGCATCAGCGCCAGCGTTGCCCTCGACGGTCCCTTCGGCCTGGCGAACAAACCGGAGCAGGCCCTGGAGCAACTGCAAGACCTGCTTGGCCAACTGGGCACCACCGAATACCACGCCACGTCGATCAAGCTGGATGCGCCCCAGGCGTACTTCATCCCCAACTCCCAGCTCAAGGCGTTGCGTCGCGAGGTCATCGAAGCCCTGACCGCCGCCCGCGTCGAGGCCCATCCGCGGGGCGGGCGCAAGGCAGAAACCACCCCGCCGCCGGTGTACCCGGAGTCGCACCTGTCGTTCCTGGCCAACGTCTACAACCAGAAGGCCCGCGACTTCTACCACCGCCACGGGGTCAAGCTGATTGACGCTGCGTTCGAGGCCCACGAGGAAACCGGCGAGGTGCCGGTGATGATCACCAAGCATTGCCTGCGTTTCTCGTTCAACCTCTGCCCCAAACAGGCCAAGGGCGTCACCGGCGTGCGCACCAAAGTCGCACCGATGCAACTGATCCACGGCGATGAAGTGCTGACGCTGAAATTCGACTGCAAGCCCTGCGAGATGCACGTGGTCGGCAAGATCAAGGGGCATATTCTTGACCTGCCGCTGCCCGGCAGTACAGCGCAGCCGGTGGTCGGCTACATCAGCGCGGAAGACCTGCTCAAGACGATTCCTCGCGGAACGCATTGA
- a CDS encoding metallophosphoesterase family protein encodes MKVGVISDTHGLLRPEALVALQGCERIIHAGDIGSPGILEALASIGELHVVRGNNDLDADWAAGIADCLQFDLAGWQVLLVHDMADVPSALDPQVKLVITGHSHKPLIDWRGERLYLNPGSAGRRRFKLPVTLALLEVSERGVEPRIVPLLP; translated from the coding sequence ATGAAAGTTGGCGTTATTTCCGACACCCACGGTTTGCTGCGCCCCGAGGCGCTGGTGGCGCTGCAAGGTTGCGAGCGGATTATTCATGCCGGTGATATTGGCAGTCCTGGCATCCTGGAGGCACTGGCGTCCATCGGCGAACTGCACGTGGTGCGGGGAAACAACGACCTGGACGCCGATTGGGCGGCGGGCATCGCTGATTGCCTTCAGTTCGACCTGGCGGGATGGCAAGTGCTGCTGGTCCATGACATGGCCGATGTGCCCAGCGCCCTCGACCCGCAAGTAAAACTGGTGATCACCGGCCATTCCCACAAACCGCTGATCGACTGGCGCGGGGAACGGCTTTACTTGAACCCCGGCAGCGCCGGCCGGCGACGCTTCAAACTGCCGGTGACGCTGGCGCTGCTCGAGGTCAGCGAGCGGGGAGTCGAGCCGCGGATCGTTCCGCTGCTGCCGTGA
- a CDS encoding DUF3079 domain-containing protein → MAKPFPISPKHPERICWGCDRYCAATALACGNGADRTMHPAEMIGEDWYLHGDWGVELVDITAKLIDPSATQLKE, encoded by the coding sequence ATGGCAAAGCCCTTTCCCATCAGCCCGAAACATCCCGAGCGCATCTGCTGGGGCTGCGACCGCTATTGTGCAGCGACCGCGTTGGCCTGCGGCAACGGCGCCGACCGCACCATGCACCCGGCCGAGATGATCGGCGAAGATTGGTACCTGCATGGGGATTGGGGGGTGGAGCTGGTCGACATTACGGCCAAGCTTATCGATCCAAGTGCAACTCAGCTGAAGGAATAA
- a CDS encoding FTR1 family iron permease, translated as MTQSMFIVWRESVEALLVIGILQAWVSRQQQAERLRRYVWSGAALGLLLSGVLAGLILIAGEAMSGAANEWFQASLALLASLLIVQMVGWMHRNAGTLRHDLTRRADQRLGRQGGMGLLVLALLAVSREGSETVVFLYGAGARLQGPSLGLFAVGAIAGLVLSLLTVSLLHGSRRFISWTRFFAISEAILLLLGAALLVSGVERIAGQLLAMDWPEAVYRGIGDALWDSSVILDDGHGLGGFIADFTGYRASPSLLILLAWLGYWWAVAGWLRPAKAEKLPCPS; from the coding sequence ATGACGCAATCGATGTTCATCGTCTGGCGCGAAAGCGTCGAGGCGCTATTGGTGATCGGCATTCTCCAGGCTTGGGTGAGCCGCCAGCAACAGGCCGAACGGCTGCGCCGTTACGTGTGGAGTGGCGCGGCCCTGGGCTTGCTGCTCTCGGGCGTGCTGGCCGGACTGATCCTGATCGCCGGCGAAGCCATGAGCGGCGCTGCCAACGAATGGTTCCAGGCTTCATTGGCGTTGCTCGCCAGCCTGCTGATCGTGCAGATGGTCGGCTGGATGCATCGCAACGCCGGCACCCTCAGGCATGACCTGACGCGCCGTGCCGACCAGCGCCTGGGGCGTCAGGGCGGCATGGGATTGCTGGTGCTGGCGTTATTGGCGGTCAGCCGTGAGGGCAGCGAAACCGTGGTGTTCCTGTATGGCGCCGGGGCCCGTCTGCAAGGACCGTCACTGGGTTTGTTCGCCGTCGGCGCAATAGCCGGGTTGGTGCTCTCGCTGCTTACCGTTTCCTTGCTGCACGGCAGTCGCCGATTCATCTCGTGGACCCGTTTTTTTGCCATCAGCGAAGCGATCCTGCTGCTCTTGGGCGCGGCGCTGCTGGTCAGTGGCGTCGAGCGGATCGCCGGCCAGTTGCTGGCAATGGATTGGCCCGAGGCGGTGTATCGCGGCATCGGCGATGCGCTGTGGGACAGCAGCGTAATACTGGATGACGGTCACGGGCTCGGCGGTTTCATCGCCGACTTCACCGGTTACCGAGCCAGCCCAAGCCTGCTGATACTGCTGGCGTGGCTCGGCTACTGGTGGGCGGTCGCTGGCTGGTTGCGACCAGCCAAAGCGGAAAAGCTGCCATGCCCGAGCTGA
- a CDS encoding sensor domain-containing diguanylate cyclase: MLGRKQPEPKIESPDDAFSQQTVRAGAAFRLTVSFMLVVVIAFLAVEGWRTWRDYRAAFASARDSVTNLARATAQHAEDAIRQVDVVTAALAERVEGDGLQNMNIPRIHKLLAQQAAIMPQLHGLFIYGPDGQWLATDKKVIPEMANNADRDYFQYHRSHEDRSVRIGEVIKSRSTEDLIIPVSRRLNNPDGSFAGVMLGTVKVSYFVDYYGDFKIDDKGALVLAMRSGTILVRRPFVASVIGKSLVNSVIFREHLPTSNQGVAEARAVVDDTERLYGFRALTTYPLVVEAGLSRESIIAPWRRDLLKTSLVLVFLIAILVGFGLIVLSQLRYRMTMEKQLRSAHQAMRDMALTDSLTGLGNRRRLDIALADELRLAKRQGSSLALIMLDVDYFKRFNDRYGHAAGDDCLRAIAGAIGQTIKRPGDLAVRYGGEEFTVLLPNTDSAGATKVAQQILEAVRALNIEHGDHPLGIVTISAGITTCQPNSEDATPAMLIKAADAFLYLAKNTGRNRWCSADASQG; this comes from the coding sequence ATGCTCGGACGCAAACAGCCAGAGCCCAAGATCGAAAGCCCCGATGACGCGTTCTCCCAGCAAACTGTGCGAGCCGGCGCTGCATTTCGGCTGACCGTGAGCTTCATGCTCGTGGTTGTCATCGCCTTCCTGGCCGTTGAAGGCTGGCGCACCTGGCGCGATTACCGCGCAGCCTTTGCGTCTGCCCGGGATTCGGTGACGAACCTGGCCAGGGCAACGGCGCAACACGCCGAGGACGCCATCCGCCAGGTCGACGTGGTCACCGCGGCCCTCGCCGAACGCGTGGAAGGCGACGGGCTGCAGAACATGAACATCCCGCGCATCCATAAGCTGCTGGCGCAACAGGCCGCGATCATGCCGCAACTGCACGGCTTGTTCATCTATGGCCCGGACGGCCAGTGGCTGGCGACCGACAAAAAAGTCATTCCAGAAATGGCCAACAACGCCGACCGCGACTATTTCCAATATCACCGCAGCCACGAGGACCGAAGCGTACGCATTGGCGAAGTGATCAAGAGTCGGTCCACCGAAGACTTGATCATTCCTGTCTCGCGACGCCTGAACAATCCCGACGGCTCCTTTGCCGGGGTGATGCTCGGGACGGTCAAGGTCAGCTATTTCGTCGACTATTACGGCGATTTCAAGATCGACGATAAAGGCGCGCTGGTCCTGGCCATGCGCAGCGGAACGATCCTGGTGCGCCGACCCTTCGTCGCTTCGGTGATCGGCAAGAGCCTGGTCAACAGCGTGATCTTCCGGGAGCATTTGCCCACATCCAACCAGGGCGTTGCCGAAGCCAGGGCCGTCGTCGACGACACCGAACGCCTCTATGGTTTTCGAGCCCTGACCACTTATCCACTGGTGGTGGAAGCCGGCTTGTCCCGTGAGTCGATCATCGCACCCTGGCGCCGCGACTTGCTCAAGACCAGCCTGGTGCTGGTTTTCCTCATCGCGATACTGGTGGGTTTCGGCCTTATCGTGCTGAGCCAGTTGCGCTACCGCATGACCATGGAAAAGCAGCTCCGCAGCGCCCACCAGGCCATGCGGGACATGGCGCTGACCGACAGCCTGACCGGCCTTGGCAATCGTCGGCGGCTGGACATCGCCCTGGCCGATGAGCTGCGCCTGGCAAAGCGCCAGGGTTCTTCCCTGGCGCTGATCATGCTGGATGTCGATTACTTCAAGCGCTTCAACGACAGATACGGCCACGCCGCCGGCGACGATTGCCTGCGGGCGATCGCTGGCGCGATCGGGCAGACCATCAAGAGACCGGGCGACCTCGCGGTCCGCTATGGCGGCGAAGAGTTCACCGTGTTGCTTCCCAACACCGACAGCGCCGGTGCCACCAAGGTCGCGCAGCAGATCCTCGAAGCCGTCAGGGCCTTGAACATCGAACACGGCGACCATCCCTTGGGAATCGTGACCATCAGCGCCGGCATCACCACCTGTCAGCCGAACAGCGAGGACGCGACGCCCGCCATGTTGATCAAGGCCGCGGACGCGTTTTTGTACCTGGCGAAGAACACCGGGCGCAATCGTTGGTGCAGTGCCGACGCATCGCAAGGCTGA